The Suncus etruscus isolate mSunEtr1 chromosome 14, mSunEtr1.pri.cur, whole genome shotgun sequence genome contains a region encoding:
- the TBC1D17 gene encoding TBC1 domain family member 17 isoform X2 — translation MEEAGYRVVFEKVGVYLHTSAKKHQDPDSLIAGVIRVVEKDNDVLLYWAPVEEAGDSSQILFSKKDSSGGDSCPPEEEPTFDPGYEPDWAVIHPVRPRPRSTEASRGVEPSPLRSSWAFSVSLGELKSIRRSKPGLGWAYLVLVTQAGGSLPALHFHRGGTRALLRVLSRYLLLASSPQDSRLYLVFPHDSSALSNSFHQLQLFDQDSSNVVSDPYSTTFSSFSRVTNFFRGALQPHPGGASPDLPPAPDEEPEPGFEVISCVELGPRPAVDRGSPVSEEEWARHVGAEGRLQQVPELKARIFSGGLSPNLRREAWKFLLGYLSWEGSTEEHKAHVRKKTDEYFRMKLQWKSVSPEQERRNSLLHGYRSLIERDVSRTDRNNKFYEGPDNPGLGLLHDILLTYCMYHFDLGYVQGMSDLLSPILYVTQNEVDAFWCFCGFMELVHGNFEESQETMKRQLGQLLLLLRVLDPLLCDFLDSQDSGSLCFCFRWLLIWFKREFPFQDVLRLWEVLWTGLPGPNLHLLVACAILDMERDTLMLSGFGFNEILKHINELTMKLSVEDVLTRAEALYRQLTACPELPHNVQEVLGLAPPQEAHSPSPPASPLPLSPTRAPRAPPPSMEPAAQPDSSLEILPEEEEEEDGGADS, via the exons ATGGAGGAAGCCGGCTACAGG GTGGTCTTCGAGAAAGTGGGCGTATATCTGCACACCAGTGCCAAGAAGCACCAGGACCCCGACTCGCTCATTGCGGGGGTCATCCGCGTGGTGGAGAAG GACAATGACGTTCTCCTATACTGGGCCCCTGTCGAGGAGGCCGGAGACTCCAGCCAGATCCTCTTTTCCAAgaag GACTCAAGTGGGGGTGATTCCTGCCCCCCTGAGGAAGAGCCCACCTTTGACCCGGGCTATGAGCCTGACTGGGCTGTCATTCATCCCGTCCGCCCCCGGCCCCGCAGCACCGAGGCCTCTAGAG GTGTGGAGCCCAGCCCCCTGCGCAGTTCCTGGGCCTTCTCGGTGAGCCTGGGGGAGCTCAAGTCCATCCGCCGGTCCAAGCCAGGCCTCGGCTGGGCTTACCTAGTGCTGGTCACGCAGGCTGGAGGCTCGTTGCCCGCCCTGCACTTCCACCGTGGGGGCACGCGTGCTCTGCTCCGGGTGCTCAGCCGCTACCTGCTGCTGGCCAG CTCCCCGCAGGACTCGCGCCTCTACCTGGTCTTCCCCCACGACTCCTCGGCGCTGTCCAATTCTTTCCACCAGCTACAGCTTTTCGACCAGGACAGCTCCAATGTGGTGTCG GACCCCTACTCCACCACTTTCAGCAGCTTCTCCCGCGTGACCAACTTCTTCCGGGGTGCCCTGCAGCCACACCCTGGGGGGGCCTCCCCAGACCTGCCCCCAGCCCCCGACGAGGAGCCGGAGCCTGGTTTCGAGGTCATTTCCTGT GTGGAGCTGGGCCCACGACCGGCTGTGGATCGGGGGTCTCCGGTCTCTGAGGAGGAGTGGGCCCGCCATGTGGGTGCTGAGGGCCGTCTGCAGCAGGTGCCAGAGTTGAAAGCCCGCATCTTCTCAGGG GGTCTGAGCCCCAACCTGAGGCGTGAGGCCTGGAAGTTTCTCCTGGGCTACCTGAGCTGGGAGGGCTCCACCGAGGAGCATAAGGCCCATGTGCGCAAGAAAAC GGATGAGTATTTCCGCATGAAGCTGCAGTGGAAATCCGTGAGCCCCGAGCAGGAGCGGAGGAACTCGCTGCTGCATGGCTACCGGAGCCTCATCG AGAGGGACGTGAGCCGCACTGATCGGAACAACAAATTCTATGAGGGCCCGGACAACCCGGGGCTGGGCCTGCTGCACGACATTTTGCTCACCTACTGCATGTACCACTTCGACCTGG GCTACGTCCAGGGCATGAGTGACCTGCTCTCCCCGATCCTCTACGTCACGCAGAACGAGGTGGACGCCTTCTGGTGCTTCTGCGGCTTCATGGAGCTGGTG CACGGGAACTTCGAGGAAAGTCAGGAGACCATGAAGAGGCAACTCGGGCAACTCTTACTGCTGCTGCGGGTGCTAGATCCACTGCTCTGCGATTTTCTgg ACTCCCAGGACTCCGGCTCGCTCTGCTTCTGCTTCCGGTGGCTGCTCATCTGGTTCAAGAGGGAATTCCCCTTCCAGGACGTGCTCCGCTTGTGGGAG GTGCTGTGGACGGGGCTCCCGGGGCCCAACCTGCACCTGCTGGTGGCCTGCGCCATCCTGGACATGGAGCGAGACACCCTGATGCTCTCAGGGTTCGGCTTCAACGAGATCCTCAAG CACATCAATGAGCTGACCATGAAGCTGAGCGTGGAGGACGTGCTGACCAGGGCCGAGGCCTTGTACCGGCAGCTCACGGCATGCCCG GAGCTGCCCCACAACGTGCAGGAAGTCCTGGGACTGGCACCACCCCAAGAAGCGCACAGCCCCTCGCCACCCGCCTCGCCACTGCCGCTGTCCCCCACCCGGGCCCCTCGGGCCCCGCCACCCTCCATGGAGCCCGCCGCGCAGCCCGACAGCAGCCTGGAGATCCTgcccgaggaggaggaggaggaggacggagGCGCCGACTCTTAA
- the TBC1D17 gene encoding TBC1 domain family member 17 isoform X1: MEEAGYRVVFEKVGVYLHTSAKKHQDPDSLIAGVIRVVEKDNDVLLYWAPVEEAGDSSQILFSKKDSSGGDSCPPEEEPTFDPGYEPDWAVIHPVRPRPRSTEASRGVEPSPLRSSWAFSVSLGELKSIRRSKPGLGWAYLVLVTQAGGSLPALHFHRGGTRALLRVLSRYLLLASSPQDSRLYLVFPHDSSALSNSFHQLQLFDQDSSNVVSRFLQDPYSTTFSSFSRVTNFFRGALQPHPGGASPDLPPAPDEEPEPGFEVISCVELGPRPAVDRGSPVSEEEWARHVGAEGRLQQVPELKARIFSGGLSPNLRREAWKFLLGYLSWEGSTEEHKAHVRKKTDEYFRMKLQWKSVSPEQERRNSLLHGYRSLIERDVSRTDRNNKFYEGPDNPGLGLLHDILLTYCMYHFDLGYVQGMSDLLSPILYVTQNEVDAFWCFCGFMELVHGNFEESQETMKRQLGQLLLLLRVLDPLLCDFLDSQDSGSLCFCFRWLLIWFKREFPFQDVLRLWEVLWTGLPGPNLHLLVACAILDMERDTLMLSGFGFNEILKHINELTMKLSVEDVLTRAEALYRQLTACPELPHNVQEVLGLAPPQEAHSPSPPASPLPLSPTRAPRAPPPSMEPAAQPDSSLEILPEEEEEEDGGADS, translated from the exons ATGGAGGAAGCCGGCTACAGG GTGGTCTTCGAGAAAGTGGGCGTATATCTGCACACCAGTGCCAAGAAGCACCAGGACCCCGACTCGCTCATTGCGGGGGTCATCCGCGTGGTGGAGAAG GACAATGACGTTCTCCTATACTGGGCCCCTGTCGAGGAGGCCGGAGACTCCAGCCAGATCCTCTTTTCCAAgaag GACTCAAGTGGGGGTGATTCCTGCCCCCCTGAGGAAGAGCCCACCTTTGACCCGGGCTATGAGCCTGACTGGGCTGTCATTCATCCCGTCCGCCCCCGGCCCCGCAGCACCGAGGCCTCTAGAG GTGTGGAGCCCAGCCCCCTGCGCAGTTCCTGGGCCTTCTCGGTGAGCCTGGGGGAGCTCAAGTCCATCCGCCGGTCCAAGCCAGGCCTCGGCTGGGCTTACCTAGTGCTGGTCACGCAGGCTGGAGGCTCGTTGCCCGCCCTGCACTTCCACCGTGGGGGCACGCGTGCTCTGCTCCGGGTGCTCAGCCGCTACCTGCTGCTGGCCAG CTCCCCGCAGGACTCGCGCCTCTACCTGGTCTTCCCCCACGACTCCTCGGCGCTGTCCAATTCTTTCCACCAGCTACAGCTTTTCGACCAGGACAGCTCCAATGTGGTGTCG CGCTTCCTCCAGGACCCCTACTCCACCACTTTCAGCAGCTTCTCCCGCGTGACCAACTTCTTCCGGGGTGCCCTGCAGCCACACCCTGGGGGGGCCTCCCCAGACCTGCCCCCAGCCCCCGACGAGGAGCCGGAGCCTGGTTTCGAGGTCATTTCCTGT GTGGAGCTGGGCCCACGACCGGCTGTGGATCGGGGGTCTCCGGTCTCTGAGGAGGAGTGGGCCCGCCATGTGGGTGCTGAGGGCCGTCTGCAGCAGGTGCCAGAGTTGAAAGCCCGCATCTTCTCAGGG GGTCTGAGCCCCAACCTGAGGCGTGAGGCCTGGAAGTTTCTCCTGGGCTACCTGAGCTGGGAGGGCTCCACCGAGGAGCATAAGGCCCATGTGCGCAAGAAAAC GGATGAGTATTTCCGCATGAAGCTGCAGTGGAAATCCGTGAGCCCCGAGCAGGAGCGGAGGAACTCGCTGCTGCATGGCTACCGGAGCCTCATCG AGAGGGACGTGAGCCGCACTGATCGGAACAACAAATTCTATGAGGGCCCGGACAACCCGGGGCTGGGCCTGCTGCACGACATTTTGCTCACCTACTGCATGTACCACTTCGACCTGG GCTACGTCCAGGGCATGAGTGACCTGCTCTCCCCGATCCTCTACGTCACGCAGAACGAGGTGGACGCCTTCTGGTGCTTCTGCGGCTTCATGGAGCTGGTG CACGGGAACTTCGAGGAAAGTCAGGAGACCATGAAGAGGCAACTCGGGCAACTCTTACTGCTGCTGCGGGTGCTAGATCCACTGCTCTGCGATTTTCTgg ACTCCCAGGACTCCGGCTCGCTCTGCTTCTGCTTCCGGTGGCTGCTCATCTGGTTCAAGAGGGAATTCCCCTTCCAGGACGTGCTCCGCTTGTGGGAG GTGCTGTGGACGGGGCTCCCGGGGCCCAACCTGCACCTGCTGGTGGCCTGCGCCATCCTGGACATGGAGCGAGACACCCTGATGCTCTCAGGGTTCGGCTTCAACGAGATCCTCAAG CACATCAATGAGCTGACCATGAAGCTGAGCGTGGAGGACGTGCTGACCAGGGCCGAGGCCTTGTACCGGCAGCTCACGGCATGCCCG GAGCTGCCCCACAACGTGCAGGAAGTCCTGGGACTGGCACCACCCCAAGAAGCGCACAGCCCCTCGCCACCCGCCTCGCCACTGCCGCTGTCCCCCACCCGGGCCCCTCGGGCCCCGCCACCCTCCATGGAGCCCGCCGCGCAGCCCGACAGCAGCCTGGAGATCCTgcccgaggaggaggaggaggaggacggagGCGCCGACTCTTAA